AACTTGACACCTGCCCAGCGCTCGCTCTTCGAGCAGCTTCGAGCGTCGCTAGGACGGTGAGCCATGCAGAAGCAGTATGACGATGAGCCGTGCTATGTGATTAGCGTTGCCGCGCGCCTCCTCGGCGTTCATGCGCAGACCCTGCGCTACTACGAACGGCTCGGGCTGGTAGAGCCGTCGCGCTCGCGCGGGAATATTCGGCTCTATTCCGCTCGGGATATCGAACGGCTGCAGCAGATCAAACGCTTGGTCGACGACCTTGGGGTCAACCTCGCCGGCGTCGAGGTGATCCTCCAGCTAAGCGAGAAGGTTGCCGCCCTCGAGCGCGAACTGCGGGCAGCGCGCGAGGAGCTTGAGCGGCTGCGCGCCCAGCGCGAGAGCGAGACGCACGTCAGCTGACCTCGATCATGACGCTCCGCTCGACGTCAACGGCAGTCTGCCGCCGTTGACGCAGCGTGTCGGTCGGGGCGATGACTGGTCACCCCGGAGGAACCCAATGATTCGACAAGACCGATTCACCGAGCAAGCCCAAGAGATACTGAGCGCGTCGCAGGAGATCGTTCGACGCTACCGCCATACCCAATGGGATGTCGAGCATGTCCTGCTGGCGATGCTGGAGCAGCGCGAGGGGATCGCCGGGGAGATCATGCGCAAGCTCGGCCATGACCCCGCCGATCTCGCTGCCCGAGTCCAGCTTGTGCTCGCGAACGCGCCGCGCTCGGGCGACGCTGTCCAGCTCTACGCGACCCCGCGCCTCACTCAACTGCTCGAAGCCGCTCAGCAGGAGGCGGACCGCCTCCGCGACGAATATATCGGCGTCGAGCATCTGCTGATCGCGATCGCCAATGAGCGGCGCGGCGAGGCGGCACGGCTGCTGCGTGAGTTTGGCATCGACCAAGAGAAGATCTACCGCGCTTTGCGTGACATTCGCGGGGCGCATCGCGTTACCGATCAGCGCGCCGAAAGCCGCTATCGGGCGCTCGAGAAATACAGCGTCGACCTGACGGCGCTCGCCAAGGCCGGCAAGCTTGACCCC
This genomic stretch from Dehalococcoidia bacterium harbors:
- a CDS encoding helix-turn-helix transcriptional regulator, whose translation is MQKQYDDEPCYVISVAARLLGVHAQTLRYYERLGLVEPSRSRGNIRLYSARDIERLQQIKRLVDDLGVNLAGVEVILQLSEKVAALERELRAAREELERLRAQRESETHVS